In one Micromonospora polyrhachis genomic region, the following are encoded:
- a CDS encoding polymorphic toxin-type HINT domain-containing protein has protein sequence MPALLAAAVVIAGLPANPVQAKRPEEPPKPEKSLAAPAPAGPRDYFYDAAGQLVGVADSATGAASYRYDDAGNLLETKRLAADALAVFALVPARGPVGTTVEISGTGFATTAADNTVTVDGIAAAVTTATANRLKVTVPAGVADGHFTVTANGKTAQSPRPFLVEAGTPVPTITAVSTDRGNKNDLVTITGTGFDLDKTRNVVMFHRTVAQVQSASTTSLTVRVPAAASSGRISVRTPGGMAQSATDFLVAPRGFVMNQLVYAGTLVAGQPAVTATIPAGKSALLLLQGTAGERINVTVDNNTVPVRSALWMFTPYGGNFGRGSLGDPIDVWAGGKLTQDLPALPATGTYAMVIKPNDDAGGSLRVAASHTMAGLTLTKDGAGVPFQITVPQQATVFPFTAAAGEWLSLGLTELSKPGNRFVVTITAPDGTSLNWNYPLSQYIPTMIYKAKQTGTHQLAVTFGPNERGFGKVWLSAVINGPTLGINGADAAIRIERPGQSVRLPFAGTTGQVLQLGYSENTLQQNDRPAYPGALLIEPDEVQRELLSGGYPEARNLPTLRKTGQHALLITGWQSVGTVRTWLSTAIEAGPLAVNSRKTVTIDRPGRDAWFDFDGVQGRPLSLGTINNAIPGEVTLRLYRPNGSLVSLGTGRSIEVAALPDTGRYRLQVDPEASGTGPVNVYAAEPVDLGLMTLDTALPAPVTLPGQKVVGRFTGQVGQRLSLGMTSSLAVVSVRVNKPDGTYFWSGNVDTVWGQDLPALTVAGDYRIEISTFNRETGDLTVYLSTESDAGTAVVDGPAQTVTIARPAQNGRISFAGNVNDRLDIHVTRWALTGNNRFYFTLYGPDGRALATRRWMYYDRETFPTLTAAGTHTLVLDPPQGAAGEVDVIVKSRTAPVAPQSTRKKRDEPARPTVTPACDTEPERITAPTAPVPRQPGEPPAQAEPQPEPKPAPGCDNAGWTPDAKNLSGQDWTTRRKPMPTRERALQFPVGMTGVVGRVLDTDDRPLAKVTISVGDRKVTTDADGLFALTGVPGGHISLRVDGRTAATKNRSYGVFDIGLEMTRGQMLVLPYTVFLPVLDQANSVSVASPTTEEVVLTTRAIPGLEVHIPAGTIVRDVDGNVATELSLTPIPIDRPPFPLPPTKVPVYFTVQPGGGVLFPEGARIIYPNYTKEPPGTRTQFWNYDPDGKGWHLYGLGKVSPDGKQIIPDPDVRFYRLTGAMTAVPGMNPARVAPKPNGTRVGDPVDPSTGLLVDETVDMTVNDIVPIRIKRTYQQGDVDVRPFGVGTNFDYGMFPWSPGQIGNFDFQQFDLVQPDGSKIHYQRTSPGDDYAGAVFTADPTPTAYDGSTVAWNGDGWDVKLRDGTVFVLGDEAPIQEIRDKHGNTTTITRATTPPGTDGKVRLNGAITQITSPSGRWVKFSYDQANPPKIVGIEDNIGRKVTYTYDTTNRLSTITDVRGGVTRYTWENGLLKTITDPRDITYLVNTYDSAGRVHTQKAADGGITTFDYTVANDVITETRMTDPRGHVRRFTFNAQGSVLTDTRAYGTPLAQTTTHEYDAAGARRTATIDALNRRTTYVYNGRGQITEVTVLAGTPQARTEKFEYNGPYAELTKSTDSYNKSTVYELDTRGAVKSITDPMNRKTTFTVNASGLVTAVTDPANKSVVTDYVGSDPIKVTDQLGRISHAGYDAIGRQIQTLDGHGGRTDIGYDAADQVRSVTDPLGRTNSFEYDPNGNQTKVIDARQGTTVFGYTNMDRVGSITDPKGAVESIEYDLNGNQKKHTSRRNVVTEHDYDELDRVTQTRIGTGSTIGYIYDAGGRLRSTDDSVAGVTTVDYDDLDRVTAETTPQGTVSYAYSATVRDRTMTVPGRSATRHIYDANGELAEIQQGGTAVTTVGRDLIGRPERVGAPGTGVSQTYAYNDAGQVSSITYRANTTVLGDIGYQYDDAGQPIRTTGSYSRTQLPAAFGPATYDQANRIETIAGVTVSYDADGNLTSDGTTTYTWNDRGELAGLSRTGLTATFGYATDGRRLDRTINSATTNYLYDGPNPLQEKVNGAVTATMTSAGTDGWQLRESGGTTKRYLTDALGSTLGLVDNAGAGASYAYEPFGATTVDGNDDGNPYRYTGREDDGTGLYYYRNRYYSPLLQRFISEDPIGLASGDTNPYAYVFNHPTALTDPMGTKPAGSRGNCLSNSFTPETPVQMADGARKRIADVRVGDKVLATDPETGETASRTVTATITGEGQKRLVDISTDNDGDGTSDGTVTATDGHPFWVAKPGEWRDAKDLKSGDLLRTGSGTYVQITAVEHRTAAQRVHNLTVDDLHTYYVVAGGTPVLVHNIGGRRGGYRDACKLFLPGPNTQQWINARGPERDFTAAEIAQVNAIGNRYGCHTCSATVSGMPSGTWFKDHQPVSAFIKNPSGIHVPQILLPQCRQCSNSQGTWTGLMKRDGINPYEDLL, from the coding sequence GTGCCCGCGTTGCTGGCGGCGGCGGTCGTCATCGCGGGCCTGCCGGCCAATCCGGTACAGGCCAAACGGCCCGAGGAACCACCGAAGCCAGAGAAGTCGCTGGCGGCACCGGCACCAGCCGGACCGCGCGACTACTTCTACGATGCCGCCGGCCAACTCGTCGGCGTCGCCGATTCGGCCACCGGGGCGGCGTCCTATCGCTACGACGACGCGGGCAACCTTCTGGAGACCAAGCGGCTCGCCGCGGATGCGCTTGCGGTGTTCGCGCTGGTACCAGCCCGGGGACCGGTCGGCACCACAGTGGAGATCAGCGGCACCGGCTTCGCCACCACTGCCGCAGACAACACCGTCACTGTGGATGGCATAGCGGCGGCGGTCACCACCGCCACTGCGAACCGGCTCAAGGTTACGGTGCCCGCCGGAGTTGCGGACGGGCACTTCACGGTGACCGCGAACGGCAAGACGGCGCAGAGTCCACGGCCGTTCCTCGTCGAGGCCGGTACACCCGTACCGACGATCACGGCCGTCTCCACCGACCGAGGCAACAAGAACGACCTGGTCACCATCACGGGCACCGGATTCGACCTGGACAAGACCCGAAACGTCGTGATGTTCCACCGCACCGTGGCCCAGGTGCAGTCGGCATCGACGACGAGCCTGACCGTACGGGTGCCAGCCGCTGCCTCGTCCGGGCGGATCTCAGTGCGTACTCCGGGTGGCATGGCGCAGAGCGCGACCGACTTCCTGGTGGCACCGCGTGGCTTCGTCATGAACCAGCTCGTGTACGCCGGCACCCTGGTGGCCGGCCAGCCAGCGGTCACCGCGACCATCCCGGCGGGCAAGTCCGCGCTGCTGCTCCTCCAGGGGACGGCGGGTGAGCGAATCAACGTGACCGTGGACAACAACACGGTCCCGGTCCGCTCGGCGCTGTGGATGTTCACGCCGTACGGCGGCAACTTCGGCCGGGGATCACTCGGTGACCCGATCGACGTCTGGGCCGGCGGGAAACTCACCCAGGACCTGCCAGCGCTGCCGGCCACCGGCACGTACGCGATGGTGATCAAGCCGAACGACGACGCGGGCGGGTCGTTGCGGGTCGCTGCCTCCCACACGATGGCCGGCCTGACGCTGACCAAGGACGGCGCGGGGGTGCCGTTCCAGATCACGGTGCCGCAGCAGGCGACGGTCTTCCCGTTCACCGCCGCCGCCGGGGAGTGGCTCAGCCTGGGTTTGACCGAGCTGAGTAAGCCGGGGAACCGCTTCGTCGTGACCATCACCGCCCCGGACGGTACGTCACTGAACTGGAACTATCCGCTGTCCCAGTACATCCCGACGATGATCTACAAGGCGAAGCAGACCGGCACCCATCAACTCGCCGTCACCTTTGGACCCAACGAGCGCGGTTTCGGCAAGGTCTGGCTCTCGGCCGTCATCAACGGACCCACCCTCGGGATCAACGGTGCCGACGCGGCGATCCGCATCGAACGGCCCGGCCAGTCCGTACGGTTGCCCTTCGCCGGCACCACCGGCCAGGTGCTGCAACTTGGCTACTCCGAGAACACGTTGCAGCAGAACGACCGCCCCGCCTACCCGGGCGCGTTGCTCATCGAGCCCGACGAGGTCCAGCGGGAACTGTTGAGCGGCGGCTATCCCGAGGCCCGCAACCTGCCGACGCTGCGTAAGACGGGCCAGCATGCGCTGCTCATCACCGGCTGGCAATCCGTCGGCACGGTCCGGACCTGGCTGTCCACGGCGATCGAAGCTGGACCGCTGGCGGTCAACAGCCGAAAGACAGTCACCATCGACCGTCCGGGACGAGACGCCTGGTTCGACTTCGACGGGGTCCAGGGCCGGCCGTTGTCGCTCGGCACGATCAACAACGCGATACCGGGCGAGGTGACGCTGCGGCTGTACCGACCAAACGGCAGCCTGGTGAGCCTCGGCACCGGTCGCAGCATCGAGGTCGCGGCGCTGCCCGACACCGGTCGGTATCGACTCCAGGTAGACCCGGAGGCATCCGGGACCGGGCCGGTCAACGTCTACGCGGCGGAGCCGGTGGACCTCGGCCTGATGACGCTGGACACCGCACTGCCGGCACCAGTGACGCTGCCCGGTCAGAAGGTCGTCGGGCGGTTCACCGGGCAGGTCGGTCAGCGGCTCTCCCTCGGCATGACCAGCTCCCTCGCCGTGGTGTCGGTACGCGTCAACAAACCGGACGGCACCTACTTCTGGAGCGGCAACGTCGACACGGTCTGGGGTCAGGACCTGCCCGCACTGACGGTCGCCGGCGACTACCGGATAGAGATCAGTACCTTCAACCGGGAAACCGGTGACCTCACCGTCTATCTCTCCACCGAATCGGACGCGGGCACAGCCGTGGTCGACGGCCCGGCCCAGACGGTCACCATCGCGAGACCGGCGCAGAACGGGCGGATCAGCTTTGCCGGTAACGTCAATGACCGGCTCGACATCCACGTCACTCGGTGGGCGCTGACCGGCAACAACCGGTTCTACTTCACCCTCTACGGCCCGGACGGGCGGGCACTGGCCACCCGCCGGTGGATGTACTACGACCGGGAGACCTTCCCAACCCTGACCGCCGCCGGTACGCACACCCTCGTGCTGGATCCACCGCAGGGTGCCGCCGGTGAGGTCGACGTCATCGTCAAGAGCCGTACCGCCCCGGTGGCTCCGCAGTCCACTCGGAAGAAGCGGGACGAGCCGGCCCGGCCTACCGTCACGCCGGCCTGTGACACCGAGCCGGAACGGATCACCGCGCCGACCGCGCCCGTACCCCGGCAGCCGGGTGAGCCACCAGCCCAGGCGGAACCGCAGCCCGAGCCGAAGCCAGCTCCCGGCTGTGACAACGCCGGCTGGACACCGGACGCCAAGAACCTCAGCGGTCAGGACTGGACCACCCGGCGCAAGCCCATGCCCACCCGCGAGCGGGCGTTGCAGTTCCCGGTCGGGATGACCGGTGTGGTCGGTCGGGTGCTCGACACCGACGACCGCCCCCTGGCCAAGGTCACCATCAGCGTGGGGGACCGGAAGGTCACCACCGACGCGGACGGCCTGTTCGCACTGACCGGTGTGCCCGGTGGGCACATCTCCCTGCGGGTGGACGGCCGGACGGCGGCAACGAAGAACCGCAGCTACGGAGTCTTCGACATCGGCCTGGAGATGACCCGGGGCCAGATGCTGGTGCTGCCGTACACGGTGTTCCTGCCGGTGCTGGACCAGGCCAACAGCGTGTCGGTCGCGAGCCCGACCACCGAGGAGGTCGTGCTCACCACCCGGGCGATCCCCGGCCTCGAAGTGCACATCCCCGCCGGAACGATCGTCCGTGACGTGGACGGCAACGTCGCCACCGAGCTGAGCCTGACGCCGATCCCGATCGACCGCCCGCCGTTCCCGTTGCCGCCGACCAAGGTGCCGGTCTACTTCACGGTGCAACCCGGCGGCGGGGTGCTTTTTCCCGAGGGCGCGCGGATCATCTACCCCAACTACACCAAGGAACCGCCCGGCACCCGTACCCAGTTCTGGAACTACGACCCGGATGGAAAGGGCTGGCACCTCTACGGCCTCGGCAAGGTTTCCCCGGACGGCAAGCAGATTATCCCTGACCCCGACGTCAGGTTCTACCGGCTGACCGGCGCGATGACCGCCGTACCCGGGATGAACCCGGCCCGGGTGGCCCCGAAGCCGAACGGCACCCGGGTCGGGGACCCCGTCGACCCGTCCACCGGCCTGCTCGTCGACGAAACCGTCGATATGACGGTGAACGACATTGTGCCGATCCGGATCAAGCGCACCTATCAGCAGGGGGATGTTGACGTCCGGCCGTTCGGCGTGGGCACCAACTTCGACTACGGCATGTTCCCCTGGTCACCCGGTCAGATCGGCAACTTCGACTTCCAACAGTTTGACCTGGTTCAGCCGGACGGCAGCAAGATTCACTACCAGCGCACCTCGCCGGGCGACGACTACGCCGGCGCGGTCTTCACCGCTGACCCGACGCCCACCGCGTATGACGGCTCGACCGTCGCCTGGAACGGCGACGGCTGGGATGTCAAGCTACGCGACGGCACGGTCTTCGTGCTCGGTGACGAGGCACCCATCCAGGAGATCCGCGACAAGCACGGCAACACGACGACCATCACCCGGGCCACCACGCCGCCCGGCACCGACGGCAAGGTCCGGCTCAACGGTGCGATCACCCAGATCACCTCACCGAGCGGTCGCTGGGTCAAGTTCAGCTACGACCAGGCCAACCCGCCCAAGATCGTCGGCATCGAGGACAACATCGGCCGCAAGGTCACCTACACCTACGACACAACCAACCGACTTTCCACCATCACCGATGTACGTGGCGGCGTCACCCGATACACGTGGGAAAACGGGCTGCTGAAGACCATCACCGACCCGCGCGACATCACGTACCTGGTGAACACCTACGACTCCGCCGGTCGGGTGCACACCCAGAAGGCCGCCGACGGTGGCATCACCACCTTCGACTACACCGTCGCCAACGATGTGATCACCGAGACCCGGATGACAGACCCGCGCGGGCACGTCCGCCGGTTCACCTTCAACGCCCAGGGCTCGGTGCTCACCGACACCCGCGCCTACGGCACCCCGCTGGCGCAGACCACCACGCACGAGTACGACGCCGCTGGGGCCCGCAGGACGGCGACGATCGACGCGCTGAACCGACGTACCACGTACGTCTACAACGGTCGAGGCCAGATCACCGAGGTAACGGTGCTGGCCGGGACACCGCAGGCGCGAACCGAGAAGTTCGAGTACAACGGCCCCTACGCCGAGTTGACCAAGTCCACGGACTCCTACAACAAGTCCACGGTCTACGAACTCGACACCCGTGGTGCGGTCAAGAGCATCACCGACCCGATGAACCGGAAGACGACCTTCACCGTCAACGCCAGCGGCCTGGTCACGGCAGTCACGGACCCGGCGAACAAGTCAGTGGTGACGGACTACGTCGGCTCTGACCCGATCAAGGTCACCGACCAGTTGGGCCGCATCAGTCACGCCGGCTACGACGCGATCGGACGACAGATCCAGACGCTGGACGGGCACGGTGGTCGCACCGACATCGGGTACGACGCCGCCGACCAGGTTCGATCGGTGACGGACCCGCTGGGTCGCACCAACAGCTTCGAGTACGACCCGAACGGCAACCAGACAAAGGTCATAGACGCACGTCAGGGAACGACCGTCTTCGGCTACACCAACATGGACCGAGTCGGGTCGATCACCGACCCGAAGGGTGCCGTCGAGTCGATCGAGTACGACCTCAACGGCAACCAGAAGAAACACACCAGCCGACGGAACGTCGTCACCGAGCACGACTACGACGAGCTCGACCGGGTCACCCAGACCCGGATCGGGACCGGTTCCACCATCGGCTACATCTACGACGCGGGTGGCCGCCTGCGGAGCACCGACGACTCGGTCGCCGGGGTGACGACCGTCGACTACGACGACCTCGACCGGGTCACGGCGGAAACCACGCCGCAGGGCACCGTGTCGTACGCATACAGCGCGACCGTTCGGGACCGGACGATGACGGTTCCCGGGCGGAGCGCGACCCGTCACATCTATGACGCCAACGGTGAGCTCGCGGAGATCCAGCAAGGCGGGACCGCAGTCACGACCGTGGGGCGCGACCTCATCGGCCGTCCCGAGCGGGTTGGTGCCCCAGGCACGGGCGTCAGCCAGACCTACGCCTACAACGACGCGGGACAGGTCAGCTCGATCACCTACCGGGCGAACACTACCGTGCTCGGCGACATCGGTTACCAGTACGACGACGCCGGTCAGCCGATTCGTACCACCGGCAGCTACTCCCGTACCCAGTTGCCGGCTGCGTTCGGCCCCGCCACCTACGACCAGGCCAACCGGATCGAGACCATCGCCGGGGTCACCGTCAGCTACGACGCCGACGGCAACCTGACCTCCGACGGCACGACCACCTACACCTGGAACGACCGTGGCGAACTGGCCGGGCTGTCCCGGACCGGGTTGACGGCCACCTTCGGATACGCCACGGACGGCCGACGGCTGGATCGCACCATCAACAGCGCCACCACCAACTACCTGTACGACGGGCCGAACCCGTTGCAGGAAAAGGTGAACGGTGCGGTGACCGCGACCATGACCAGCGCCGGCACCGACGGCTGGCAGCTACGCGAGTCCGGCGGTACGACGAAGCGGTATCTCACCGACGCGTTGGGCAGCACGCTCGGCCTGGTCGACAACGCTGGTGCCGGAGCTTCCTACGCGTACGAGCCTTTCGGCGCGACGACGGTCGACGGCAACGATGACGGTAATCCCTACCGGTATACCGGACGGGAGGACGACGGGACCGGGCTCTACTACTACCGGAACCGCTACTACAGCCCGCTGTTGCAGCGATTCATCAGCGAAGACCCGATCGGCCTCGCCTCCGGCGACACCAACCCGTACGCATACGTCTTCAACCACCCCACCGCGCTGACCGACCCGATGGGTACCAAGCCTGCGGGGTCGCGGGGCAACTGTCTCAGCAACAGCTTCACTCCGGAGACTCCGGTGCAGATGGCCGATGGTGCGCGGAAGCGAATCGCCGACGTCAGGGTGGGCGACAAGGTCCTCGCCACCGACCCGGAGACCGGTGAGACAGCCAGCAGGACGGTTACCGCGACAATTACGGGCGAGGGCCAGAAGCGTCTGGTCGACATCTCCACGGACAACGACGGCGACGGCACCTCCGATGGCACGGTCACCGCCACTGACGGACATCCGTTCTGGGTCGCCAAACCAGGAGAGTGGCGCGACGCCAAGGACCTTAAGAGCGGTGATCTGCTCCGAACCGGGTCCGGAACCTACGTTCAAATCACCGCCGTCGAACACCGCACCGCCGCGCAGCGCGTCCACAACCTCACCGTCGACGACCTACACACGTACTATGTGGTCGCAGGCGGCACGCCAGTCCTTGTCCACAACATCGGCGGACGTAGGGGCGGCTATCGTGACGCATGCAAACTATTCTTGCCAGGTCCGAACACTCAGCAATGGATCAATGCTCGTGGGCCGGAGCGGGACTTCACGGCGGCCGAGATTGCCCAGGTCAACGCGATCGGCAACAGGTACGGTTGTCACACCTGTTCGGCAACGGTGTCGGGCATGCCGAGCGGCACCTGGTTTAAAGATCATCAACCTGTGTCGGCTTTTATCAAGAACCCTAGCGGCATTCATGTCCCCCAGATTCTGCTGCCGCAATGCCGTCAATGCAGCAATTCCCAGGGAACGTGGACAGGGTTGATGAAGCGAGACGGTATCAATCCGTACGAGGATCTGCTGTAG
- a CDS encoding S8 family peptidase codes for MTIEGRYIVSLKGAAGPSVQSAAGAVASRYGGRVERTYQRALNGFVLTATEAQARRLAADPQVERVEADSVVSGAETRYYPLWNLDRVDQRSSVLDDEFRYPDQAGAGVTAYIMDTGIRTSHSQFGGRATVGFDAIDDGWNGQDCNEQGHGTHVAGTVGGATYGMANQVNLVSVRVLACNNLGLTSQIIAGVDWITQNAQRPAVVNMSLGGGESPTMEIAVANSIASGITYVVAAGNKEQDACNFSPAGVPAAITVGASNPMAERATGWGGTDTGSNWGTCVDLFAPGESIRSAHNATDLASRVLRGTSMAAPHVAGAAALVLSVYPTATPAQVASILVGRATPDALRADTLRGSPNRLLYAPEVIDPPALV; via the coding sequence ATGACGATCGAGGGTCGGTACATCGTGTCGTTGAAAGGCGCGGCGGGGCCGTCTGTCCAGTCAGCCGCAGGGGCGGTTGCCTCCCGGTACGGCGGTCGGGTGGAGCGGACGTACCAGCGGGCTTTGAACGGGTTCGTGTTGACCGCGACGGAGGCGCAGGCCCGGCGGCTCGCGGCCGACCCGCAGGTGGAGCGGGTGGAGGCCGACTCGGTTGTTTCGGGCGCGGAAACGCGCTACTACCCGCTGTGGAATCTGGACCGGGTCGATCAGCGTTCGTCGGTGCTGGATGATGAGTTTCGCTATCCGGATCAGGCCGGGGCTGGGGTGACCGCGTACATCATGGACACCGGTATCCGGACCAGCCACAGCCAGTTTGGCGGGCGTGCCACGGTGGGGTTCGACGCGATCGATGACGGCTGGAATGGGCAGGACTGCAACGAGCAGGGGCACGGCACCCACGTGGCCGGCACCGTGGGTGGGGCCACCTACGGCATGGCGAACCAGGTCAACCTGGTCTCGGTGCGGGTGCTCGCCTGTAACAACCTCGGCCTGACCAGCCAGATCATCGCCGGTGTCGACTGGATAACGCAGAACGCGCAGCGTCCGGCCGTGGTGAACATGAGCCTCGGCGGTGGGGAGTCGCCGACGATGGAGATTGCGGTGGCAAACTCGATCGCCTCGGGCATCACCTATGTGGTGGCAGCGGGAAACAAGGAGCAGGACGCCTGCAACTTCAGCCCGGCCGGGGTACCGGCGGCGATCACGGTCGGAGCGAGCAACCCGATGGCGGAACGGGCCACCGGTTGGGGCGGGACCGACACCGGCTCGAACTGGGGCACCTGTGTCGACCTGTTCGCACCCGGCGAGAGCATCCGGTCGGCGCACAACGCGACCGACCTGGCGTCGCGGGTGCTACGCGGCACGTCGATGGCCGCACCGCACGTGGCCGGGGCCGCCGCGCTGGTGTTGTCGGTGTATCCCACCGCGACGCCGGCCCAGGTGGCGAGCATCCTGGTCGGCCGGGCCACCCCGGATGCCCTGCGGGCGGACACCCTGCGCGGTTCGCCGAACAGGCTGCTCTACGCCCCGGAGGTCATCGATCCACCGGCTCTTGTATGA
- a CDS encoding Dyp-type peroxidase, with the protein MTDRDTVSRRAFLAAAGAVGLTGATACGGSGTDGSAAGKPSVTASPTEPVRPAQVARVARQEAVEAPAPGATLLVAYDVEATDRAGLTAALRAVSARVAGAAATVAVGASLFDQRYGLRAPRLLTPMPAFRADVLDPDWCHGDLLVQISADDPEALAVRLGRPIPGLRQRWHIEGFHPPGGSGVRNLFGFREGVGNPDPTDRELLDRLVWVQPGDDEPAWCVGGTYQVVRLIRLAMPTWDAEPAAVHERVFGRSKETGAPLGRSHETDEPDFAADPDGRVIPLDAHIRRANPRTPESERHRILRRGYSYRRTPTVAGTQDVGHIFICFQRDVERGFATIQRRLSGEALERYTLPFGGGYYFVLPASTGADDYLGRTMLHS; encoded by the coding sequence ATGACCGACCGTGACACGGTCAGCCGGCGGGCGTTCCTCGCTGCTGCCGGTGCGGTCGGGCTGACCGGAGCCACCGCCTGTGGTGGCTCCGGCACCGATGGCTCCGCCGCCGGGAAACCATCGGTCACGGCCAGCCCGACCGAACCGGTACGACCTGCGCAGGTGGCGCGGGTCGCCAGGCAGGAGGCGGTCGAGGCCCCGGCACCCGGGGCGACGCTGCTGGTGGCGTACGACGTGGAGGCCACGGACCGGGCCGGGCTGACGGCGGCGCTGCGGGCGGTGAGCGCCCGGGTGGCGGGTGCCGCCGCGACGGTCGCGGTGGGTGCGTCGCTCTTCGACCAGCGGTACGGGTTGCGCGCACCGCGTCTGCTCACGCCGATGCCGGCGTTCCGTGCCGACGTGCTCGATCCGGACTGGTGCCACGGTGACCTGCTGGTGCAGATCTCGGCCGACGATCCGGAGGCGCTGGCGGTGCGGCTTGGCCGGCCGATACCCGGGCTGCGGCAGCGCTGGCACATCGAGGGCTTCCACCCGCCCGGCGGTTCTGGTGTCCGGAACCTGTTCGGGTTTCGGGAGGGCGTGGGCAATCCCGACCCGACGGACCGTGAGCTGCTGGACCGGCTGGTCTGGGTGCAGCCCGGCGACGACGAACCGGCTTGGTGCGTCGGGGGCACCTACCAGGTGGTACGGCTGATCCGGCTGGCGATGCCGACCTGGGACGCGGAGCCGGCAGCGGTGCACGAGCGGGTGTTCGGCCGGAGCAAGGAGACCGGGGCACCGCTCGGCCGGTCACACGAGACGGACGAGCCCGACTTCGCGGCCGATCCGGACGGGCGGGTGATTCCGCTGGACGCGCACATCCGCCGGGCGAACCCGCGTACCCCGGAGAGTGAGCGGCATCGGATTCTGCGTCGGGGCTACTCCTACCGTCGTACTCCCACGGTGGCCGGTACACAGGACGTGGGGCACATCTTCATCTGCTTCCAGCGGGACGTGGAGCGCGGCTTCGCGACGATCCAGCGCCGACTCTCGGGCGAGGCGTTGGAGCGTTACACCCTGCCGTTCGGCGGCGGCTACTACTTCGTCCTGCCAGCCAGCACGGGCGCGGACGACTACCTGGGCCGTACGATGCTGCACTCGTGA